A genomic region of Dreissena polymorpha isolate Duluth1 chromosome 4, UMN_Dpol_1.0, whole genome shotgun sequence contains the following coding sequences:
- the LOC127880023 gene encoding ganglioside GM2 activator-like codes for MTAVHLFTALFALFVSGEAAFSWKSCAPAGSPIHVESIQVGPDPVEVPGDMVLSLSGTSSAPIGSSSLTISAKRKTFLLEIPIPCINHIGSCTYDDICGLPDKMIAEDWLGVAAGLGQQIKAMLNSSGVDACPIPAQTLTVSNAHIHIPSLPSALAVFAAGDYHINLNLVDNASHQTTLCIDIMVTIHEPCSGLSCLFG; via the exons ATGACGGCGGTCCATTTGTTCACGGCGTTGTTTGCTCTGTTCGTTAGCGGCGAGGCTGCGTTTTCTTGGAAGAGTTGTG CCCCTGCCGGGTCGCCGATCCACGTGGAAAGCATTCAGGTTGGTCCCGACCCAGTAGAGGTCCCCGGGGACATGGTGCTGAGCCTCAGCGGCACCTCAAGCGCCCCGATCGGCAGCTCCTCCCTCACCATTAGTGCGAAGAGGAAAACATTCCTGCTCGAGATCCCCATACCATGCATCAACCACATTGGATCTTG CACGTATGACGACATCTGTGGACTGCCAGACAAGATGATCGCCGAGGACTGGTTGGGTGTAGCCGCCGGTTTGGGGCAGCAGATCAAGGCCATGTTGAACAGCAGTGGCGTCGACGCGTGTCCCATACCAGCGCAGACTCTCACAGTGAGCAACGCCCACATCCACATTCCGTCACTTCCGTCCGCCCTCGCAGTGTTTGCTGCG GGCGACTACCACATCAACCTCAACCTGGTTGACAACGCCAGTCATCAGACGACACTCTGCATCGACATCATGGTAACCATCCACGAGCCGTGCTCGGGCCTCAGCTGCCTCTTTGGATAA
- the LOC127876861 gene encoding prostatic spermine-binding protein-like, whose amino-acid sequence MTVTIEMTIMMVIIEVTTTTLIVHLLYDDDLRDTIVEYYIYYYDKEDDTYYDGDEDDRAYDGDEDDRDDDGDDDDIDDDDCEDDRDDYGAEDERDEKYDDVDIDDDDYYDDRDENDDTDNRHDDSDEDDRSNDDDEVNRTTPF is encoded by the exons ATGACGGTGACGATAGAAATGACCATCATGATGGTGATCATAGAGGTGACGACGACAACGTTGATAGTTCATTTGTTATATGACGATGATTTACGTGACACTATtgttgaatattatatatattactaTGATAAAGAAGATGATACATATTACGATGGTGATGAAGACGATAGAGCTTACGAcggtgatgaagatgatagagatgacgatggtgatgacgATGATATAGATGACGATGATTgtgaagatgatagagatgatTATGGTGCTGAAGATGAGAGGGATGAGAAATATGACGACGTTGACATAGATGacgatgattattatgatgatagaGATGAGAATGATGATACAGATAATAGACATGACGATAGTGATGAAGATGATAGAAGTAACGATGATGATGAAGTTAATAGA ACGACTCCATTCTAA